In Drosophila santomea strain STO CAGO 1482 unplaced genomic scaffold, Prin_Dsan_1.1 Segkk69_quiver_pilon_scaf, whole genome shotgun sequence, a single window of DNA contains:
- the LOC122756603 gene encoding uncharacterized protein LOC122756603: MEKLHIAIAGISEMRWAGSGETTTSDSNLVLHSGNSDGSRYGVGIFVSKRIKKALVSWEPISDRIMTARFNAMPRRKTQTTTPRTTSILPLQQPSTSYRKVTLTSSWIDHICISRKWRHLLLDVRNKRGAAIDSDHELVIGELSIKLNRNHSRNTGNSQHRRAPPLNLHLLSDSTLKTRMTSTLREQLIPLEDHPWEHTCRQLRTTAEEILGLQQRGRSDWISEGTWDLIRRRNHLKPLANQLTQYREEYHGLCRAVKRSARKDKRAQQDRLAADAERAAGENNMRSLYQQIARFTGTHHKQNKPVRDLEGNLLSNDDAQIRRWRQHFMGISHTTTPNVAIDYRSVLPPSGSSRIPSAPPNVREIVNAIKKLKHNRAAGEDNIPAELLQVDTQLMAEILHPHFLRIWEGETVPAS, encoded by the exons ATGGAAAAACTCCACATTGCAATAGCTGGAATCAGCGAGATGAGGTGGGCTGGCAgtggggaaacaacaacatcagaTAGCAATCTAGTCCTACACAGTGGCAACAGTGACGGCAGCAGATATGGAGTGGGAATTTTTGTGTCCAAGCGCATAAAGAAGGCACTGGTTTCCTGGGAACCCATTTCTGATAGAATCATGACCGCCAGGTTCAATGCTATGCCCCGACGGAAGACGCAAACGACGACACCAAGGACGACTTCTATACTGCCCTTACAGCAACCCTCAACAAGCTACCGCAAGGTGACATTAACATCCTCATGG ATCGACCACATATGcattagcaggaaatggagacactTGCTACTGGACGTACGGAACAAAAGGGGAGCAGCCATAGACAGTGACCATGAGTTGGTCATTGGAGAACTTTCAATAAAGCTCAACCGCAACCACTCAAGGAACACTGGCAACAGTCAACACCGGCGAGCGCCCCCTCTGAACCTGCACCTCCTTAGCGACTCTACTCTGAAGACGAGAATGACGTCCACGCTGCGAGAACAGCTGATCCCCCTAGAAGACCACCCATGGGAGCACACCTGCAGGCAACTAAGGACCACGGCGGAGGAAATACTCGGCCTGCAACAACGCGGAAGATCGGACTGGATATCTGAAGGGACCTGGGACCTGATTAGAAGGAGGAACCACCTGAAGCCTCTGGCGAACCAGCTCACACAGTACCGGGAGGAGTATCACGGACTATGCAGAGCGGTGAAAAGGTCGGCCAGAAAGGACAAAAGAGCACAGCAGGATAGACTTGCGGCAGACGCAGAACGAGCAGCCGGCGAGAACAACATGCGCTCGCtataccagcagattgcacgTTTCACAGGAACCCATCACAAACAGAACAAACCAGTCAGAGATCTAGAAGGTAACCTCCTATCCAATGATGACGCACAAATCCGAAGATGGCGCCAACACTTCATGGGAATTAGCCACACCACAACACCAAACGTGGCCATAGACTACAGGAGTGTTTTGCCGCCAAGTGGGAGTAGCAGGATACCCTCTGCACCCCCGAATGTAAGAGAAATCgtgaatgcaataaagaagCTGAAGCACAACAGGGCAGCTGGCGAAGACAACATACCAGCCGAATTGCTTCAAGTTGACACCCAACTGATGGCTGAAATATTGCATCCACATTTCTTACGCATATGGGAAGGCGAGACGGTGCCAGCCTCCTGA